A region of the Melanotaenia boesemani isolate fMelBoe1 chromosome 6, fMelBoe1.pri, whole genome shotgun sequence genome:
AGTTCAGCACAGTAAATATCCTGTCCccaaacaaacagattttatgtAATCCCACTGTGTTTATTCCAGTGATATGAACTTGTATTTCCTCTCAGAggcaaataaacacacacagtccaGCTTAGAGATCAGGACTGATCATGCCAGCCAAAAGGACTCATATAGTGGGAGCTGGGCCTCTCAGAGCTTTATAAATTATGTTTGACTCTAATGTCATATATTGATTAGAATTCATTGAATGAGTTTCTCAGCATTTTATTACAGTTCAAAAAAactctattttttctttagaacaACTTGTGGAAATAGATACACCCATAGCATGAGAGAGCAttgctatagaaataaataaatcaatttgaTAATATTATAAATAGCTGGGGTAAATAGCTTACATGTTGGTTCAAGTGATTTTGTCAGTGTTGCTGTGCCAACAGAAACAACCATTTTAAGTTCAGATGTCCAAACAGAGGAATGAATAGAacgctgtgtgtgcatgtgagacAGATCCTGAATACAAATATAGGAAACTAGATAAAAAcgggataaaaataaaagcagcaagGACTTATTTTCCGGTCCCAGAACTGGTTCCACATAAAACTCGGACTGCATTGACTGACAGAGATGCTAATGACTAGATGCTTTGCATTAGCTTTTGATGGACAAGTACATATGAGTGAGGTGACTAAGTCATGGCATGTTAGCTCCACTCTTTTAAAggatgttaaaaacaacaagcaTATCATTAGATGAATTGCAGACTGCATGCAAAGCAGCAGCTAGTTACAGAgtgtagaaaattaaataaaccctCTGTGTTATTGTGACTTACAGTTTCTACTTCTTCACTGACTCATCGTCGTCTGtatcatccttttttttaatgtggatCAACATCATCACATCCCCACTATGTTGAAGTACAACAGTACTGAATCCTGGCTTTTTATAAATACTTGCCTGCCTGTAACAGCCAGTCCAGCTAACAGAAGTGGGATGGAAGCATATCTTCAAAGACTGGCACATTTAGATGAAGGCCTCTACAATGACTTCTATGGCCTCTGGATCACACTGATGGTCATAAACTCTCTCATTTTCCTGGTAGGAGTACATCTGGCATCTCGTCCTTCTGCTCTTTTGACACTTAAATCTACAAGGCATCTCTAATTGTCCAAACCTCTTCTTTACATCTGCCTCTGTTTTCCAGGTGGGCATGGTGCTCAACACAGTTGcactttatgttttttgttttcgcACCAAGCAGAAAACCACCTCGGTGATCTACACCATCAACCTGGCGGTGACTGACCTCTTAGTGAATCTTTCTCTGCCCACTCGCATCCTGCTTTACTACAGTGGAGGAGCTTGTCTCACCTGCTCCTACATGCACATCTTCAGCTACTTTGTCAACATGTACTGCAGCATCTTGTTTCTAACCTGTATATGTGTTGACCGTTACCTTGCCATTGTGCAGGTGAGTATTGCCAGCAGTTTGGCTTCACAGTGATTTTTCCTAAAGTCTTTATGCCTGATGCTGACTTAAGAAATTAATCTagaataccccccccccccccccccccccccctccttttttttttcttttctttttgcaggtTGAAGCTTCCCGTCGCTGGAGGAACTCCAGTGTTGctaaatgtgtgtgcatttctgtCTGGCTGTTTGCCATCGTGGTCACATACTCCTTTCTCTCTACTGCTTTCCAACATACAGGCTGCTGCCTCTCAAAACTCCTTTTTCTTACAATCACTGAGTTCTTCTTACCCCTCATCGTCATTGTGGTTTTCACATTGCGTATTGTGTGGGCCCTGGTGGACCGTCGCCTGATGCAGCAGAGCAGGTAAAACCACTGTTACACAGACACGTAATTAACATGATATTCCTGCAACTTTAAAAAGCATCTAATACTATTTCATATTGCTGATATTTCTACAGGGAGAGGAGAAAGAGAGCTGTCCAGCTGCTAACCACTGTGCTGATCATCTTCACAGTCTGTTTCACACCTTTTCACATCAGACAAGTGAGCAAAAAGTTAGATACTTTTTGCCCTTATTTAttggaaatattttatattacattGGAAATTCTACACTGTGGATCCTATATTCAAATAATTTTGCCAAACAGTCTGAAAGTCTAGAATAAAAGGCGAAGGAAGACATTATTTCACTCCCCTGAGTATTAGCAAGGCAATAATGAGagttattgtttgtttatgtatttttatgttgcaGGTTTTGGTGTACTTTTACCCTGATATGCCCCATCATGTGATTGTGTACCACTTAACTGTCACCCTCAGTAGTTTGAACAGTTGTATGGATCCTGTTGTCTACTGCTTTGTTACAAATAATTTCCAGGTAAGACTTCAGTTCCTTCCTGACTCTCTTCTTCATCTCATCCATCTTAACAACCTTCCTCTCTGCTATCCATCTATTTTTCCCTCTAGTCATAATTtgtccatccatcttttatttgtAACTCAATAAATAATTTACCTCCACTGCTGCCCCCAGGCCACTATGAGACATCTTTTCCGTCGTGCAGAGCCAGAGCAGACCAGTGGTGACATTGTCAGTATGCAGCACAGCTCCAAGGCCTCAGGAGGGACTGCTAACGCCATTGCTAATAATGTGGTTATGATGACTAAGATGGCCAGTTCACTGCAAAGAGACAATATGGGGAAGAATAACACactgtaaaactgtttttacaaaTGGTGCTTAGTGCTACATTTACAAAGATACCACAGTGATATTTCTGGGCTGGCAAGTGACAAGAGCTTTATTTATAATGGTGCAATACACTCACCTGAGGACTGACACCCAGTGAAgtcatgcatttttaatataagCACCAGTAGATTCACAAAAAGAAACCCAGCTGGTTCTGCAACCCAAAACTATTGCTAACTACTTCAACTTTAACAACAGACAGTTTTTGTCTGCAGCTAAACTCTATAATATGCTAAGAGACTGGGTTATTACATTGGATGTgtgattttttcatttttatttttatttttatttttttgtctgggAAAGCTTCTACCCATTAGCATAAATACAGGTGAAAAAAGGACTATCACTTGTTACAATGACACAAAAAACATGACAGCTTCAAGTGTATTAGCAGTGTTTGATCTGATGTCTGTTATGCAGAAAGTTTTAGAAATAGCACAGCTTGTGGCACTGCATTCTGTTAAAACATTGATGGTCGAACACAATTACATCAGCATCTGACTGTCATGGCATGTCACAGACCTGTAACCACTTTTCACATTATTCCTTGattgagtaaaaataaaagtcagtttaaaaactttcctgaaaaatgtctttttatatACAGCAGAGGGCaacattgcaaaaaaaaaaaaaaaaaaaaaaaaaaaagatcatacaGCAAGCAACTCAAGTGAAATAATCTCTGTGGAAGTTTGCTCTtgggctttttttcccccctcaaaCAACCAGTTGGTGTAGATGGAAACTGTTCACAGACTAAACAATACATGAgatattttgaaggagaaaataGAGAGTTAGAGAATTAGTTAGATGGAGAATTATTCCCTATCGTATCTTGCAAATGATATAAAATTCAAGCAGATGATTCGAAAAGCTATATATAACATTGTAGCTCAAACCATGTCAGTAgtaaaaatgttcatattttttttttcttttgtatttattgtgaaattttatttctcttaaaaacacaaaaacctaagACCTTtaaagtattattattagttttagtcactaATAAGTTGAGTAATAAAAAAGCAACCGTAATAAATCCATGTGGTCAGTACGTTGCCGACGTCATGTTCGTTCTCTCGTGACCACGCCCCTCTTTCATACGGTAGAAACCAATGAAATGTAAGAGTGTTGTAAACCAGATGGGCCATTGAAGGTTAGCTGGGTTGCTGCTGGCCCAAATCGACATTTTTTCTGTGTTAGCACAATAGCGAAAACTGCGGTGTCGTGTGGAAATATTTGTACTATACCAAGGGAAGACTAAAAACCAGGTTCGTTaagtattttttcttcattatctGACTCGCTGAAGTTAACTACTTAATAATACATTAGCCAGCCTAGCTCGCGTATGTAATCATTAGCAAGTCAAAAGTCCACACGGTAtggtgttttcattcatttagatGTAAAGACATTTCTGCGATAAAATGCGTCCTCAAAGGTAAAAATGACTGGTAATATCCCTGTAGTGTACATGAAGGTAGGTAGCGCAGGTAAGTTTGGGATTCTTTCCCAGAGCAAAGcacgttcagcaacaaccaagCATCTCCAGACACTCATGAGAGGAACATGCAATAAATCCTTCTGACAGGAGGTAAAAATGATCTATTGAGTGATTATTACAAACTCTACATATAACTATATATTTTGGCAACAGATACATGGTACAATAGATTACCTTGTTTCAATGTACAGACACTAAAACTGCGGAAGACTGTCTCACATCTCTGGttagaataatttaaatattaacatgAAAGTCACCAAAGTCCGTTTGTGATGCTCACTTTTTACCTCAGAAAGTTCAAGTAGAAAATAATagagtaaataaagtaaataaagattaggcagaaaaaaaatgctgacaaTAATATCTCTAACTATAACCctaaaatcaagttaaattACCATCTGAGGAtattgcctgttttttttttttttattgacacagtttatttattatagaTTACAGTGCAATTTAGCTTACATAAATCCACACTGTAATCCAAAAAATAGCACTGTAATTTGTAATGTTATAACATTCTATCTTGCTCAGATACCCATAGAGTAGCATTTTAAGTCATGTTGGATGCAGAGCACAAACTGATGGTACcttagcaataaataaatagaaagtaatgaaaataaatatgtaaatttaagAATAGACATCTGCAGTCACAAAATACACAAGTCAGTTTCATTAATTGATCGATTATTAAATAAGTTATTAGATTATTTAATtagttaatataaataaaaaagatatataatgtagataataaagacacaaaatattaataataaagacACAAAAGACAAAGCAATGCCAAAAGTCTGCATTTTGAGGTTGTACAGGGactgctgtattttcttttttttattaatattattataaagtCCTGGAACGGTTGCCACATCTCTTCATACATTCCCACCTTGTTTTTTAGGATATATGTAATTCTTAATACTTAATCCAAATTGCACATCCTTTTCCACTTCAGCGCTATCAAGCGTTTTTCTTGTAATATAGtatatttgatatttaagtTCTCtcttgtgtttaatttaagCGCTGATACAGGTGTAGCAGAATCAAAGCTACACAAAGCTCCGTAACTGTGAAGACATCCTCCAACACAGATCAGATATTTTGTTTAGCCCATCTTTGCCCACAACTTGAATAAAACATTCAGGTTGCCTGGTTTATATAAGGCATTTTCCCAGATCAGGCTAAATTGTGACAGAGagtttaatattttcatatattCCATTAGCTTGTGCTATACTTTAACCATATTCATATTCTTAATGTAGCTTATTTTCCTGCTTCTGATATCAATAATGTTGTGTGTAGGTTACAGTCAAAAGTAACATCCCTGAGTTTAACAAATCAATCATAGGCTTGtttatagaaaaataattaGTTATTTTGTGTCTTATTGTGTCACAAGAGTCAGTGTCCTCTTTAAACTGAGTCATTGCATATTTTAGATATTGACAGCATTTCTCTAAAGCTGTCTCTTTTCTTATCTTTCATGGGAACAAAATGcgcaaacatatttttaaacgTGGGAACTTTCTGGTATTTGACCCTTGCCATCATCCTtacaaaaaaagtattttagaaaaatgtacTGAGAGGGCTCATCTGACAAAATATGTACAGTATGAACATATAGTTGTAGGTTCAGTAAAGACAGGCCaaattaaacagagaaaaatgcactgtgttttattttctcacaGCTTTGACTTTTAATTGACATCTATTTTTCTGCAGGTGCCGCACGAGAGCAACAGTCTCTTTGCCAAGGAAATTCCAGATGTTTTAGCACTACTGTGTGTACTTGCATGGACCTCTGAGGAATAATCATCCCGCACAGAAACGTCACATACCAATTCAAGTGATTGCCTCAATACACTACAAACACTGCAACTGGAACCCATAACACATTTATAATCGCCCCTTCCATCTTTTTTACTCTAGCTGCTCCTCCTATCTGTATACCTGTGGAGCTGCACAGATTTGTTCTGCTCCTCCTGAGTTTTGTGATTGAGTGCAAGCAACTGTGAGAGTTTCATCgcttttcagctgcttttctgAACCATGTTGGCTGGTCATATAACACTATGATGGCCATAAGTGAAACACCCTTACAACATCAAAATTTTGTATTATTCATACCCATATAATGATGACTCCTGCCTCCTCATTTCATTTGCTTTGAACTCTGCTTCCTGATGACGATTCCCACACAATCTTGGCTCTTCTTTACAAGGATTAATCAAAATGGAAATAATGGACGTTACATATTCTTCTTGTTTAATATAAAGTTGTGAAGTTATTTTGGCATTTACAGGGAAATAGACTGACATCAGCCACAGCTAGTTGGATCCTGTGAAGTTAAATCAGACTGAAATGGGAGGTGAGGCAGGAGAGAAAGAGGCTTTGGGCCCTGCTGAAAACAGGAAAGTCAAGCAAGACACAGAAGACAGTGAAAGCGAGAAAGAGGTGGAtgaggaggggaaagcagttcGGATTCCGGTACATCGCTGGGTAATGCACGCAGCTGTGATGTTTGGACGGGAATTTTGTTATGCCATGGAAACAGCCCTTGTGACACCAGTGCTGCTGCAGATAGgtatgcacacagacacactctggAAGACAAGCTGCAGTCAAGTTGCTCTCTGTTACTGGAATATTCTGTTCAAATTGTCAAGGAGTTTGAGATGGACAGCTTTTTGATTTGTGTAAAATATAGATGTACAGTTTTCTGTACATACAATAATGAGCCAATGTGCCAAGTAATTTAAATATACAGTACACTACGTCCTTTATTTCACTATCAGAGCTTTAGGGCTTCTCACGCTAAGATCCACGGTTGTATGGTAATTGTTCCAACAGTGTCAAACTGATGTTGACACAAGATGCAGCCTCATGATTCTCCTGAATGATGACACACTGTCAGCTTGGTCTTTAgctatgaaaaaaaagttatcagtCCATTTTACTCCCACACACTGAAAATgttaaatgcaaacacacaaaataaaccaacaaaaaacaacaagttCCACAGAGATTATTGACgtgtaaaaagtaaaactagATGCTttgaaaaatcttttaaaacaactgaatgGAGTTTAGTTTTAAAGTTAGCAATATTGTTAATGGAGTAGAAAACAGGGAGCTTGAAATGTGCTGTGTAACACATTCTTGCCATACCGAGCCTGGGGAAATCGCCTTTGTTCCATTTCTGCTATGGTAGCAAACTTGACATCTAACTGCATACTGTAGCCCCTCGGCGGCTACTACTAGAGCTTGCATGACACGGAGGTTCAGCTGGTGCGGATCAATGGCTGATGGACTGACAGTCAGATGTCTACCTATTTCGACCAGTGTTTATCCCTGTTGGGTAACCAACTACATCACAAAACAACCAGTAACAACATACTCATTGCTGGGCAATTTGTAAATGATGGCCTTCCAGTTTACTGAAATTATGAAATTATGTGTCTAAAATAACTGAACAAACTTCGTGTGTGGCATGTTTACCTATAACAATTGTTGGAACAGCAAGTAAGAATGAAAATGAACTTCTTTTTGACTTTCTTCTGAAGTTTTTAAATTCAGTGCTGCAAAAGATTGTGACAGCACCACCTTCAAACATTAACATGTTGAGCTAAAATGAAGCTAACTAGCTAGTTAAGCACAGGTGACGCATCAACTTTGTGCTTTTGGAGGTTTTGGTCTTTGTTTCTCAAACGCGACACCTCAGAACAAACAGCACAGAAATGTAGTTAATATTTATCTCAGTATAGTATTatagttttgtatttattaccAGCTCAGTATTTTTATAGTTATAGTTCACTATAGCTCAAAATATAACACGCTGCCTCCGgaggtttgttttaaaagatgGAGAATAATGCAGCCATTTCTTACTAATGCAAGTGATGATTTACTTAAAATACttgtttttctaatttcttttgaAGTTTTAAGAGAAAACAACTAACAAAAAATAAGTACCATTCTTATCCCACACAAGAAGTTGATTATTATTGCCTTAAATGTCCGAACTTGAAAAACAGTATTTAGAATAATTTTGAAACTAACAATTTCAACACAAATGAAGTGCCCCGCTTCCTTATTTTAAGGGGTTGCAcagcaaaatcaggacaaaggTGACTCAGGCAGGTCCGAAGGAACTTGTGATTATAAATGTAACAGTCAGTCATAGTACAGGGCTGGAACTTTACTATGATGAATTTAAATATTACACATGATCAGCTTTAGCTTGTGGCAACACTAATGTACCAACAGTGTGTCATACCTCTGCTGAATGCCAACCTGTAGAGCTCTGCATGTAACAAATAATAGttatgtttacaaatgtaattaCTCACTGGAACACTTTGTGTGCTT
Encoded here:
- the gpr20 gene encoding G-protein coupled receptor 20; this translates as MLKYNSTESWLFINTCLPVTASPANRSGMEAYLQRLAHLDEGLYNDFYGLWITLMVINSLIFLVGMVLNTVALYVFCFRTKQKTTSVIYTINLAVTDLLVNLSLPTRILLYYSGGACLTCSYMHIFSYFVNMYCSILFLTCICVDRYLAIVQVEASRRWRNSSVAKCVCISVWLFAIVVTYSFLSTAFQHTGCCLSKLLFLTITEFFLPLIVIVVFTLRIVWALVDRRLMQQSRERRKRAVQLLTTVLIIFTVCFTPFHIRQVLVYFYPDMPHHVIVYHLTVTLSSLNSCMDPVVYCFVTNNFQATMRHLFRRAEPEQTSGDIVSMQHSSKASGGTANAIANNVVMMTKMASSLQRDNMGKNNTL